GAAGTTCAGGGAATGAAGGTTGTTCCGGCCATGGATGGAAAAGAAGCGTTAAACGTCCTGAAAACCGATCCAAATATCGATATTGTACTGATGGATATGATGATGCCGGAGATGGACGGATATGAAACCATCCGCGAAATACGCAGCAATCCGAAATTTAAACAGCTGCCGGTGCTCGCTGTTACTGCGAAAGCCATGATGGGCGACCGCGAAAAATGTATTGCTGTAGGCGCATCAGACTATATTTCCAAACCTGTGGATATTGATCAGCTAATTTCACTTTTGCGTGTTTGGCTTTATGATACCATCTAAAAATTTAGAGTTATGAAAAATGATAAAACCATTCTCATCATCGATGATGACAGCAAAAACATTTTCGCTTTAAATGCAGTTCTGAAAGCCAGAAAATACGATTGTGTCTCCGCAAACAGCGCAGCACTGGGATTGGAGATGCTTAAGCAAAACAAAAATATAGCGATTGTGCTGATGGATATGATGATGCCGGAAATGGACGGTTACGAAGCCATCAGAGCAATGAAAAACGATGAAGCACTGAAGGAAATACCGGTTATCGCAATTACCGCACAGGCCATGACCGGCGACCGCGAAAAATGTCTGGAAGCCGGCGCTGACGGCTATGTATCAAAACCTGTGGACATCAGCGAACTGGTAAAACTTTTGGACCTGTTTATTTAAGAAACTGTGACGAACGAAAATCAACTGGACGAAAATATCGAAACCTTACTTTCAGACATCCTGGAAGTGTATGGCTATGATTTCACAGGATATTCGCGGGCATCTCTGAAACGTAGGATCAGAAGGCTTTACGAGCTGGACAAGTTTGTAAGTTTTGCAGAGTTCAGGTACCGGATTCGTGAGGAAGCGCCTTATTTCAAAAGATTCCTGGAGCAGATAACGGTAAACGTGACAGAAATGTTCAGGGACCCTGAATTTTATGTGAGTTTAAGGAAAGAAATTCTTCCAAAGCTGGGCACCTACCCTTTTATAAGAATTTGGGTGGCAGGCTGCAGCACCGGTGAAGAAGCGTTTTCCGTAGCAATTTTCTTGAAGGAGCTGAACCTTCTGAAAAAATCCCTGATTTATGCCACTGACATCAACAGCGCGGTACTGGAAAAAGCTGCGCAGGCCATTATTCCTTTAAACAAAATAAAAACTTACACAGAAAACTATATCGCAGCGGGTGGAACAGAGCAGTTTTCTGATTATTACACTGCCAATTATTCATTGGGAAAGCTCTCCGGATATCTAAAATCAAAAATTATTTTTTCCACGCATAACTTGGTGACAGATCATTCCTTCAATGAATTTCAACTGATACTCTGCCGGAACGTGATTATCTATTTTGACCGCGAACTGCAAAACGGCGTATTTAACCTGTTTGACGGAAGCCTCGAAAAATTCGGATATCTGGCATTGGGGACCAAGGAAACACTAGACTTTTCATCGATTTCCAAAAATTATGAACGTGTAGGACATGATAAAATATGGCGCAAAATAAACTGATATGAAACATTGTGAAGCCTTGATCATCGGTGGTTCAGCCGGAAGCCTCAACGTCATTATCAGTATTTTGCCGTCGATAAAATCTGTGCTTAGCTTTGCAATTATTCTTGTGCTTCACCGGAAGGCGGGAAAAGACCTTCTCAGTGAACTTTTAGCCTCAAAAACTGAGATGGCAGTAAAGGAAATTGATGAAAAAGAAAAGATAAAACCCTCACATCTTTATATCGCACCGCCCAACTATCATTTGTTGATTGAAGAAGACCGTACGTTCTCACTGGACGCTTCTGAGAAGGTGAATTTTTCGAGACCTGCAATTGATGTCACTTTCCAAAGCGCCGCAGAAGTTTTCAAAAGCAATCTTGTGTGTTTGTTATTATCTGGCGCCAACAGTGACGGTACCGACGGATTGATAAAGGTGAAGAAAAATGGCGGAACCGTCCTGATACAGGATCCTTCAACGGCTGTCGTAAGTTACATGCCTCAAAATGCGATGGACCACGTTGTGGCAGACAAAGTTTTAAAAATAGATGAAATGGCTGATTACATAAACCGATTAACAGCTGATGATTATGAATAAAAAAGTATTTATCTTCGATGATAACAGGGATATCCTGGAACTCTGCTCCGATATTCTGGAAGATTTGGGTTGTGAAGTAAAAACCTCTCCTACCACAAATCATATTGAAAACCAAGTGACTGAATATATGCCGGATCTTATTTTTATGGATAACTGGTTACCCGACATCAGCGGTATTGAAGCTACAAAACTGATTAAAGCCAATAAAGATATTGCACACATTCCGGTAATCTACTTCACGGCAAACAGCAATATCCAAATGCTCAGTGCCGAAGCCGGAGCCGACGATTACCTCGAAAAACCGTTTGATATCAGCACATTTGAAGATATAGTGAGAAAATATCTGGACAAGAATTGATAATTAGATGTGAAGGCTTCATTAAAAAAAAGAAGCCGCCACACAACTGGTGCAAACGGCTCTTTTGCGTTTTTTACCGAACTCCCGACTGATAGCGGTTTTCGTTTTGACGATTCGCAACCTACATCTTTTGGTTTGGCACATTTTATTTCTATTGCGGTTTGTAGCCGTCTTTAAGTGTAACCGTGCGGTTGAATACCATTTTCTCGTCGGTGGAGTCTTTATCTTTGGTAAAATATCCAATCCTCTGGAACTGCAACGGTTCGCCGATCCCTGCATCTTTCAGCGCAGGTTCCGAAAACCCCTGCACAATTTTCAAAGAGTCCGGATTAATAAATTCCGTGAAATCGGCCTCCTTCTCTGCATCCGGCTGCTCTACAGTGAACAGCCTTTCATAAATTCTTACTTCAACAGGAACGGCATGTTTTGCAGAAACCCAATGCAGCGTACCTTTTACTTTTCTTAAGCTTTCCTCAGTACCCGAACCGGATCTGGATTTCTCGTCGTAAGATGCATAGATGGTGGTGATTTCACCGTTTTCATCCTTTTCTACGCGGTTTGCTTTAATGATGTACGCGGACTTCAGGCGAACCTCGTTTCCTAATGAAAGGCGGAAGAATTTTTTCGGAGCCTCCTCCATAAAGTCTTCCCTTTCGATATAAAGTTCCCTGCTGAAAGGTATCTGTCTTGTGCCGGCATTTTCATCTTCAGGATTATTTTCGGTTTCCAGCCACTCTTCCTGGTCTTCCGGATAATTTTCAATTACGAGCTTTACCGGATTAATAACTGCCATAACGCGTTTGGCAATTTTATTCAAATCCTCGCGGACAAAAAATTCCAAAAGCTGTATATCAATAAGGTTTTCCCGTTTTGCTACGCCTACTCTTTCAATGAAATTTCGGATGGATGCCGGTGTGTAGCCTTTGCGCCTCAAACCGGATACCGTCGGCATTCGGGGATCGTCCCAACCGGTTACGAAACCTTCTGCCACAAGCCTTTGAAGTTTCCTTTTTGATGTGATCATGTAAGAAACATTCATTCTTGCGAACTCGCGCTGCTTGTTTCTCAGTTTTTGGCCATCATAAACCTGGTCCAGATACCAGTCGTACAGCGGACGGTGATTTTCAAATTCCAGGGAACACAAGGAGTGTGAAATCTGTTCGATATAATCACTTTCGCCGTGTGCCCAGTCGTACATCGGATAGATTTTCCATTTATCGCCGGTGCGGTGGTGCGGGCGTTTCAGGATTCTGTACATCACCGGGTCGCGCATATTCATATTCGGCGAAGTCATATCGATTTTAGCCCTCAATGACATCGAACCTTCATCGAATTCACCGTTTTTCATCCTTTCAAACAAATCCAAAGATTCTTCAACAGGTCTGTTTCTGTATGGGCTTTCAATACCGTCTTCCGTTGGATTTTTTCTTTGCTCGGTAATCACTTCCGACGGTTGCTCGTCTACGTAGGCTTTCCCGTCTTTTATCATTTGCACGGCCCAGTCATACAGCTGGTCGAAATAATCAGAAGCATAAACTTCCTTATCCCATTTGAAACCCAACCACGCCACATCTTCTTTTATGGAATCTACAAATTCCTGCTCTTCCTTCTCCGGATTGGTATCATCAAAACGCAGATTTACAGGTGCATTATACTTCTCACCAAGACCGAAATTGATGCAGATTGCTTTGGTGTGGCCGATATGCAGGTAACCGTTTGGTTCTGGTGGAAATCTGAAACGCAGTTGATCCGGTTTCAGTCCATTAGATAAGTCTTCTTCTATTATTTGCTCAATGAAATTGAGTGATTTTTTTTCTTCGTCCATGAATATCTGTTGTTGAACTGCAAATTTAGCAAAAATGGCGCTTTAAACGTCATTAATGGTGTGTGGATCTATGCTTATAAAATTGTTGCCTTTTTAAAAGCGTGAAATTTACAGCTCAGGCTTTTTTTAACTGATCTCCTGAAAGATATAACCCTGTTTCGAAATTATTGGTAAAAAGCCCGCCGGTGCCCAAGCCTTGCGGTAATATCGGATTTTTCGTGAAAGTATATTGCGCAATAGCATTCAGCCCGATATTGCTTTCTAACGCGGAAGTAATCCACCAACCGATATTTCGGTCTTCAGCCAATGAAATCCATTCGTCACAACCGAAAAATCCCCCAATCAAAGAAGGTTTTAAAATAATATACTGCGGTACGATTTCGTTTAAGAGTTCTTTCTTTTTCTGAAAATCCACCACCCCGATTAACTCTTCATCCAGAGCGATGGGCGTTGGGGTCAGTGCGCAAAGCTCACGCATTTGTGCAAGGTTTCCTGCTTTTACAGGCTGTTCGATCGAATGAATTTTTAACTCTGAAAGCTCATTCAAAACTGTTTTTGCTTCATCTAAACTGAAGGCTCCATTAGCGTCAACGCGCAGCTCAAGCTGATTTTCTGAAAATTCTTTTCTGAGATTTTTAATGATTTCTTTCTCCGCCGGCCAGTCTACACCAATTTTCAGTTTGATACAGTCAAAACCCAAATCCAGCTTTTCAGCGATCTGTTCTTTCATAAAGTCTGCATCACCCATCCATATTAATCCATTGATTTTGATCGAGCCCTTACTTTCCGTAAAAGCACTCGGGAAATAAAGGTCGCCTCCAAATTTTAGATTTTGAACAGCCTGTTCATAACCAAACCATATGGAGGGATAAGCTAGAAGTTCCTTCTTTAAAAAATCTGAATTTTGGCTGATGTTTTCACAAAGCCAGGCTAATTTCTCTTCATAATCCGGGACGTCATCGCAGCTCAGTCCACGGAAGAGCCCGCATTCTCCAATGCCTTTTCTTTCACCATCAGAAATTTCCAGGAAAAAAGTTTCTTTCGTGTGCAAAATGCCGCGCGAAGTGCCGCCTGGACGTTTAAAATTCAAAATATAATTTCGGTAAGTCGCTTCCATAAAAAAAATCAGAGCCTCAAAAATGAAACCCTGACAAATTTAGTTAAAGTAATTCTTACAATTTTAAAAACTGCTGAGGCCTTATTCTTTAATAGCATCCATTCTCATGAATTCCTCAGCTTTTTCCACCATTTCTATGCTTCCGCAGAAGAACGGCACGCGCTGGTGAAGTTCGGTGGGTTCAATTTCGAGGATTCTGGTGAAGCCGTCAGAAGCTTTTCCTCCTGCCTGCTCCGCCAAGAACGCCATTGGGTTACATTCGTAAAGCAGCCTCAGTTTACCGTTAGGCGCATTGGCATAGGACGGATAAATATAGATACCGCCTTTAATCATATTTCTGTGAAAATCAGAAACTAAACTGCCAATATAGCGGGAAGTATAAGGCCTGTCGCCTTCCATCATCTGGCAATATTTCAGATAGTTTTTCACGCCTTGGGGAAATTTGATATAATTCCCTTCGTTAATGGAGTAAATTTTCCCTTTTCTTGGAAACTTCATATTGGGATGCGAAAGGTAATAAGTCCCCAAACTTGGATCCAGCGTAAAACCGTTCACCCCGTTTCCTGTGGTATAAACAATCATTGTCGAGGAGCCGTAAACCACATATCCGGCAGCAATTTGCTCAGTCCCTTTCTGTAAAAAATCTTCTTTTATAACCGGAGTTCCGGGCTCGCTTATCCTTCTGTAAATCGAGAAAATCGTTCCCACGGAAACATTCACATCAATATTAGAAGAGCCATCCAATGGATCAATCAAGACTACATATTTACTCAGATCGCCGTTTGGTCCGCACTTAATGTCAATAAAATCATCGCTTTCTTCGGAAGCAATTCCACAAACCACTTCTCTTTGGGAAAGTGCTGTGATAAATATCTCATTGGCAAGAACATCCAGTTTTTGCTGATCTTCGCCCTGTATGTTGGTATTTCCCACTTTTCCCAGGATATCTGCAATTCCGGCCTTGTTTACTTCGCGGTTTACAACTTTTGATGCAAGCCTGATCGCGCTCAGCAACCTGGAGAGCTCACCTGTAGAGTACTGAAAATCATCCTGTTTTTCAATGATAAATTCACCTAAAGTTTGTAGTGACTGATCTGACATTTTTCTTTTTTTAATTTTCTCAAATTTCGGAAAATTATTTTATTTACCACCAATTCTTTGTTTTTTTTGGTAAAGATTAAAAGTAAAATTCAGCGGCTGAAAAAATCAGGTTTTTTGTATCTCGGGTATTATTAATATTTTTGAAACTTAATTCAAAAAGCTCCTCAATATTTAGATTTTTTTGGGGATAACACCGCATTAGAATGAAAGTTTTTAAGTTTGGCGGCGCATCTGTAAAGGATGCTGACGGCGTGATGAATGTGGCAAAAGTTTTGGAGACACAGGGCTTCGAGAACTGTCTGCTTGTGGTTTCTGCAATGGGCAAGACCACAAATGCTCTGGAAAAAGTGGTGGAGCTGTATTTTAGCAGAGACAACTATCGGAACCAGATTTCGGTGATTAAAGAGAATCACATCGGGATTGCCCAAGGGCTTTTCGAACCTACTCATGAAGTTTTTGGTGAAATTTCACTGTTTTTTGATGATATCGAATCCTTCCTCCGAAGAAATAAATCCCCCAATTATAACTTCGTTTATGACCAGGTTGTAAGCTGCGGCGAAATGATTTCGTCTAAGATTTTAAGCGAATATCTGAACTCTGCAGGGTTTACCAATCAGTGGCTTGATGCAAGAGATTTTGTAAAAACAGATAATACCTATCGCGAAGGTGTGGTAAACTGGAGCCAGACTGAAGAAAATATTTCTGCGCTCAAACAAAATTTAAGTTATGTAACTCAGGGTTTCATCGGTTCTGATGAAAATAATTTCACCGTAACCTTAGGGCGGGAAGGCTCCGATTACACTGCCGCAATTTTTGCATACTGTATGAATGCCGAAGCCATGACGATATGGAAAGATGTGCCCGGCGTGATGACCGGTGATCCGCGCAAATTCGAAAATGTAACTCTGCTTTCTCATATTTCCTACGAAGAGGCGATTGAAATGGCGTACTACGGTGCATCCGTCATTCACCCGAAAACTTTGCAGCCGCTAAAACAAAAAAATATACCTTTCTTCGTAAAATCGTTCGTGGACCCTTTGAAAATGGGAACCAAAGTCGGAAATTCGGCTGACAACCAACAGACGGAAAGTTATATTTTGAAGGAAAACCAGATATTAATGAGGATTTCAACGCGGGACTTTTCATTCATTGCCGAAGAGCACCTCAGCATGATTTTCTCCAGCCTGGCAAAATATAATATTAAAATTTCTCTGATGCAGAATACGGCAATTTCGCTGGAGCTCTGCCTTGAAGACAAATACAATAATATCGACAGCCTGACCAGGGAACTCAGCGAAACATTCAAAACCCAGGTCGTAAAAAATGTTTCCCTGTTTACCGTCAGGAATACCGACCTTTCCAACCTTTCAAAATTTTACGAAGGTAAGAAAGTGCTTCTGGAGCAGATCTCGCAGAGAACGCTGCAGATGGTAACACAATAAAAAAACAAAAACCATGAGCCTTATTTCAAAAGAGGATTTAATAAATGTATCGGGATTAAGCAAATTGGGATTTGTGAAAAATCCAATAGCAAAAAGCGTGATGAAGCTTACCAAGATCGATAAAGTAAACGAGCTTTACGATAAGCTTAAAGACAAAACCGGCAAAGATTTTTTTGATTCTTTTGTGAGAGAAAGGGACCTTCAGTACATTATTTTTGAAGAAGACCTGGCGAAAATACCTAAAACGGGTCCGTTTATTTTGGTTGCCAACCATCCGCTTGGTGCGATTGACGGGATTTTGATGACAAAAATCGTCAGTGAAATCCGTCCTGATTTTAAGATCATGGGCAACTTCCTGCTGGAAAAAATCAAACCGATGGAACCTTACGTGATTTCGGTCAATCCTTTTGAATCGCGGAAAGAAGCTTACAGCAGCATGACCGGAATGCGCGAAACACTCAAACATTTACAGGACGGCGGATGCGTCGGTATTTTTCCTGCGGGAGAAGTTTCAAATACCAATAACGAATTTAATGAAGTAAGGGATAAAAAATGGGGAGAACCTGTACTGAAGCTCATCAAAAAGGCAAAAGTGCCGGTAGTTCCGATGTATTTTCATGCGAAAAACAGCCGTACGTTTTATCAGCTCGCGAAACTGCATCCGGATCTGCAGACGCTGATGCTTCCGTCCGAAATGATGCGCAAGCGTGACAAGCCAATCCGAATAAGAATCGGCAAACCCGTTTCCGTTAAAATGATTGACGAGGAGGAAACGTATGAAGAACTTGGCGAGTTGTTACAAACCAAAATTTTGTTGTTAAAGTCTTATTACGAACGCCGGAAATCACTGGTAGAATTTTTCAACCTCCCGAATCTGAAACTTAACTTCCCTATTTTGAAAGCTGCAAATGTGGTTCAGAATATCATCGATGTGACACCGCAGGAAGACCTGATGAGGGAAATAGAAATGCTTCGTGAAAATGATAAAATGCTCTTCCAAAACGGGAATTATCAGGTCTACTTTACCGAATATGAAGAAATTCCGTCCATAATGAGGGAAATTGGCCGCCAGCGCGAAATCACATTCAGGGCAGTTGGCGAAGGCAGCAACCTTCCTTTTGACCTGGATGAGTACGATAAGCATTACCACCACCTTTTTCTGTGGGACAGCGAAGCGAATAAACTTGTCGGCGCATACAGGATGGCTTTGGGAAAAGAGGTGATGCGCAAACACGGCATCGACGGATTTTACACGAGTTCACTTTTTGAATTCGACCAGGAGCTGCAGCCGTTTTTCCGGAAGGTTATTGAAATGGGCCGGGCCTATATTTCCCAAAAATACCAGCAGAAACCGCTGCCGCTGTTTTTACTTTGGCGGGGAATTGTGCACGTATGCCTGCGCAACCCGGAACATAAATTCCTGATGGGCGGAGTGAGCATCAGCAATAAATTTTCTGAATTTTCAAAATCCCTGATGATCGAATTTATGCGTTCCCATTACTACGATTCTGCGGTCGCGCAATACATCCATCCAAAACATGAATTTAAAGTTAAGCTTCGCGAACGCGATAAAAACCTTTTTATGGATGAAGTGGAAGCAGACCTTAACAAACTTGATAAAATTATTGATGACCTGGAACCTGAAATGAAATTGCCCGTTCTGATCAAAAAATATATAAAGCAGAATGCGAAAGTAATCGCTTTTAATGTAGATCCGAGCTTCAATGATGCTATTGACGGGCTGATGTATATCCGCATCAGCGACATTCCGGCGAGCACCATCAACCCGGTTTTGGAGGAGATGAGCGAACAAATGCGCAAGGAAAACGAAAATAATGGTTCTGAAAATCAGTAATTTTAAAATAATTCACTAAATATTTCCTTAATAATTTGCGTGATCCGTTTTAAGGTGCTATTTTTGCACCACTCAATTGAGGAAATGGTTTCTTAGCTCAGTTGGTAGAGCAACGGACTGAAAATCCGTGTGTCCCTGGTTCGATTCCTGGAGAAACCACAGTTTAAACAAAGAGGATTTTATAAAACGCTGATTTAAAGCAAATTATAAATCCTCTTTTTTCTTTTTGTCCCCGAATTTGTCCCCTAAAATTATTTTTTAATTTTATTTTATCTGATTAGTTTTGTTTTGATTTGGATAAAGAATGTTTTCGTTTTGGGGCTGATTTGAGGATATATTGTCTAAAATAAATCAAAAATAGATTTCTGCATTTATAAGATAAGAAATGTTTGCGATTGTTTCTTACGGGCTTTTTGTTAGTTTATTTATTATACTTTGTATAGATTTTGACATATTTAAAAAATGATTAAAATAATTACAAATTGGTTTAATTTCAGGAAAAAGAAAGATAGTTGGATTCCGCCTGAAAGACCTGAACTTCCATTATTTTATACAGAGCGTAGAATTGAGCGAATTTATGCCAGGGATTATCCTGCCAAGAGATTTAGTAAATTTGCCAATTTCTTTATTCTGCATAAAGAAATATATAATGCTGTTATTTTTTTTGATACAACCCAAAATCAAGAGTATTCAGAATATTTAATTAATAATAAGGAATACATTTCTGAAAAATTAGC
The sequence above is a segment of the Chryseobacterium taklimakanense genome. Coding sequences within it:
- a CDS encoding response regulator; this translates as MKNDKTILIIDDDSKNIFALNAVLKARKYDCVSANSAALGLEMLKQNKNIAIVLMDMMMPEMDGYEAIRAMKNDEALKEIPVIAITAQAMTGDREKCLEAGADGYVSKPVDISELVKLLDLFI
- a CDS encoding CheR family methyltransferase, with amino-acid sequence MTNENQLDENIETLLSDILEVYGYDFTGYSRASLKRRIRRLYELDKFVSFAEFRYRIREEAPYFKRFLEQITVNVTEMFRDPEFYVSLRKEILPKLGTYPFIRIWVAGCSTGEEAFSVAIFLKELNLLKKSLIYATDINSAVLEKAAQAIIPLNKIKTYTENYIAAGGTEQFSDYYTANYSLGKLSGYLKSKIIFSTHNLVTDHSFNEFQLILCRNVIIYFDRELQNGVFNLFDGSLEKFGYLALGTKETLDFSSISKNYERVGHDKIWRKIN
- a CDS encoding chemotaxis protein CheB, producing the protein MKHCEALIIGGSAGSLNVIISILPSIKSVLSFAIILVLHRKAGKDLLSELLASKTEMAVKEIDEKEKIKPSHLYIAPPNYHLLIEEDRTFSLDASEKVNFSRPAIDVTFQSAAEVFKSNLVCLLLSGANSDGTDGLIKVKKNGGTVLIQDPSTAVVSYMPQNAMDHVVADKVLKIDEMADYINRLTADDYE
- a CDS encoding response regulator; amino-acid sequence: MNKKVFIFDDNRDILELCSDILEDLGCEVKTSPTTNHIENQVTEYMPDLIFMDNWLPDISGIEATKLIKANKDIAHIPVIYFTANSNIQMLSAEAGADDYLEKPFDISTFEDIVRKYLDKN
- a CDS encoding glutamine--tRNA ligase/YqeY domain fusion protein, with translation MDEEKKSLNFIEQIIEEDLSNGLKPDQLRFRFPPEPNGYLHIGHTKAICINFGLGEKYNAPVNLRFDDTNPEKEEQEFVDSIKEDVAWLGFKWDKEVYASDYFDQLYDWAVQMIKDGKAYVDEQPSEVITEQRKNPTEDGIESPYRNRPVEESLDLFERMKNGEFDEGSMSLRAKIDMTSPNMNMRDPVMYRILKRPHHRTGDKWKIYPMYDWAHGESDYIEQISHSLCSLEFENHRPLYDWYLDQVYDGQKLRNKQREFARMNVSYMITSKRKLQRLVAEGFVTGWDDPRMPTVSGLRRKGYTPASIRNFIERVGVAKRENLIDIQLLEFFVREDLNKIAKRVMAVINPVKLVIENYPEDQEEWLETENNPEDENAGTRQIPFSRELYIEREDFMEEAPKKFFRLSLGNEVRLKSAYIIKANRVEKDENGEITTIYASYDEKSRSGSGTEESLRKVKGTLHWVSAKHAVPVEVRIYERLFTVEQPDAEKEADFTEFINPDSLKIVQGFSEPALKDAGIGEPLQFQRIGYFTKDKDSTDEKMVFNRTVTLKDGYKPQ
- a CDS encoding o-succinylbenzoate synthase — encoded protein: MEATYRNYILNFKRPGGTSRGILHTKETFFLEISDGERKGIGECGLFRGLSCDDVPDYEEKLAWLCENISQNSDFLKKELLAYPSIWFGYEQAVQNLKFGGDLYFPSAFTESKGSIKINGLIWMGDADFMKEQIAEKLDLGFDCIKLKIGVDWPAEKEIIKNLRKEFSENQLELRVDANGAFSLDEAKTVLNELSELKIHSIEQPVKAGNLAQMRELCALTPTPIALDEELIGVVDFQKKKELLNEIVPQYIILKPSLIGGFFGCDEWISLAEDRNIGWWITSALESNIGLNAIAQYTFTKNPILPQGLGTGGLFTNNFETGLYLSGDQLKKA
- the fbp gene encoding class 1 fructose-bisphosphatase, encoding MSDQSLQTLGEFIIEKQDDFQYSTGELSRLLSAIRLASKVVNREVNKAGIADILGKVGNTNIQGEDQQKLDVLANEIFITALSQREVVCGIASEESDDFIDIKCGPNGDLSKYVVLIDPLDGSSNIDVNVSVGTIFSIYRRISEPGTPVIKEDFLQKGTEQIAAGYVVYGSSTMIVYTTGNGVNGFTLDPSLGTYYLSHPNMKFPRKGKIYSINEGNYIKFPQGVKNYLKYCQMMEGDRPYTSRYIGSLVSDFHRNMIKGGIYIYPSYANAPNGKLRLLYECNPMAFLAEQAGGKASDGFTRILEIEPTELHQRVPFFCGSIEMVEKAEEFMRMDAIKE
- a CDS encoding aspartate kinase, whose translation is MKVFKFGGASVKDADGVMNVAKVLETQGFENCLLVVSAMGKTTNALEKVVELYFSRDNYRNQISVIKENHIGIAQGLFEPTHEVFGEISLFFDDIESFLRRNKSPNYNFVYDQVVSCGEMISSKILSEYLNSAGFTNQWLDARDFVKTDNTYREGVVNWSQTEENISALKQNLSYVTQGFIGSDENNFTVTLGREGSDYTAAIFAYCMNAEAMTIWKDVPGVMTGDPRKFENVTLLSHISYEEAIEMAYYGASVIHPKTLQPLKQKNIPFFVKSFVDPLKMGTKVGNSADNQQTESYILKENQILMRISTRDFSFIAEEHLSMIFSSLAKYNIKISLMQNTAISLELCLEDKYNNIDSLTRELSETFKTQVVKNVSLFTVRNTDLSNLSKFYEGKKVLLEQISQRTLQMVTQ
- a CDS encoding lysophospholipid acyltransferase family protein, whose product is MSLISKEDLINVSGLSKLGFVKNPIAKSVMKLTKIDKVNELYDKLKDKTGKDFFDSFVRERDLQYIIFEEDLAKIPKTGPFILVANHPLGAIDGILMTKIVSEIRPDFKIMGNFLLEKIKPMEPYVISVNPFESRKEAYSSMTGMRETLKHLQDGGCVGIFPAGEVSNTNNEFNEVRDKKWGEPVLKLIKKAKVPVVPMYFHAKNSRTFYQLAKLHPDLQTLMLPSEMMRKRDKPIRIRIGKPVSVKMIDEEETYEELGELLQTKILLLKSYYERRKSLVEFFNLPNLKLNFPILKAANVVQNIIDVTPQEDLMREIEMLRENDKMLFQNGNYQVYFTEYEEIPSIMREIGRQREITFRAVGEGSNLPFDLDEYDKHYHHLFLWDSEANKLVGAYRMALGKEVMRKHGIDGFYTSSLFEFDQELQPFFRKVIEMGRAYISQKYQQKPLPLFLLWRGIVHVCLRNPEHKFLMGGVSISNKFSEFSKSLMIEFMRSHYYDSAVAQYIHPKHEFKVKLRERDKNLFMDEVEADLNKLDKIIDDLEPEMKLPVLIKKYIKQNAKVIAFNVDPSFNDAIDGLMYIRISDIPASTINPVLEEMSEQMRKENENNGSENQ